Proteins encoded within one genomic window of Saccharopolyspora pogona:
- a CDS encoding APC family permease, which produces MPQEVESRGRLASGSGGIPLALGGMLGAGVFVGPAPAAAAAGPWLPLGLLVAFLAAACAASATAHQSEAYWGPGAAYACVRAWVGVLPARIGASAHLAGQVAGMAVIARVLGDFFLPTAAPQVAAVALLLVVLAATVGLRIRGGAAWIWLALTVAVLGLVVVTCFAIEPVPPIPAGRPLADSAVGITGAAGVLFFAFIGFERLTAPAVEQDRFAWSATKRGTVVSLVALAVALSVVTAALVYQLGWSRLALSPTPIREVLTAAAAANLAPLVGVGAAVALLPVLLGALESFRSTALALVQDRDLPRFMGRTSSAGTPYLLDVAAGVAAVAVAVLVEPVPAMAFAACCLLVHYAFTNAGARLLLSEGHIWPMRAACLGMGLSVLLAMSMPISAMLATLVVVVVGPLVTGGVSRRWR; this is translated from the coding sequence TGCTCGGTGCCGGCGTGTTCGTGGGGCCGGCGCCCGCCGCCGCGGCAGCCGGGCCTTGGCTGCCGCTCGGGCTGCTGGTCGCGTTCTTGGCCGCGGCATGTGCCGCGTCGGCGACCGCGCACCAGTCCGAGGCCTACTGGGGCCCAGGCGCGGCTTACGCGTGTGTGCGCGCGTGGGTGGGCGTGCTGCCGGCGCGGATCGGGGCCAGCGCGCACCTCGCCGGACAGGTCGCCGGGATGGCCGTGATCGCGCGGGTGCTGGGCGATTTCTTCCTGCCGACCGCCGCTCCGCAGGTCGCCGCGGTGGCGCTGCTGCTGGTCGTGCTCGCGGCGACGGTGGGGTTGCGGATCAGGGGCGGTGCCGCCTGGATCTGGCTCGCGCTGACCGTCGCGGTGCTCGGGCTCGTGGTGGTCACCTGCTTCGCGATAGAACCGGTGCCGCCTATCCCGGCCGGGCGCCCGCTGGCCGACAGCGCGGTGGGCATCACCGGGGCGGCCGGCGTGCTGTTCTTCGCTTTCATCGGCTTTGAGCGGCTGACCGCGCCTGCCGTCGAGCAGGACCGGTTCGCCTGGTCGGCGACGAAGCGCGGCACCGTGGTCTCGCTGGTCGCACTCGCGGTGGCGTTATCAGTGGTGACCGCGGCGCTGGTCTACCAGCTGGGATGGTCGCGGCTGGCGCTTTCACCAACGCCGATCCGCGAGGTGCTGACCGCCGCTGCGGCCGCGAACCTCGCACCGCTGGTGGGCGTCGGCGCGGCGGTGGCGCTGCTGCCGGTGCTGCTGGGTGCGCTGGAGTCGTTCCGGTCGACGGCGCTGGCGCTCGTGCAGGACCGGGACTTGCCGCGCTTCATGGGGCGCACCAGCAGCGCCGGGACGCCCTATCTGCTCGATGTGGCCGCTGGTGTCGCCGCTGTGGCGGTCGCGGTGCTGGTCGAGCCGGTTCCGGCGATGGCCTTCGCGGCCTGCTGCCTGCTCGTCCACTACGCATTCACGAATGCCGGTGCGCGACTGCTGCTTTCGGAGGGGCACATCTGGCCGATGCGCGCAGCGTGCCTGGGCATGGGGTTGTCAGTTTTACTCGCAATGAGCATGCCGATTTCTGCGATGCTTGCGACGCTTGTTGTCGTTGTTGTCGGTCCTTTGGTGACGGGAGGGGTGTCCCGTCGCTGGAGATGA
- a CDS encoding DUF402 domain-containing protein, whose protein sequence is MLKTSVANIPLKSTGESLAWEPGEEVLYSFWRLDGSLGTVHPARVVEDDGDHLLCWVLDGTPIRITTSPDGRSPRQMPLSERFNGPRVPAKSTWRGTSTLRLVFEHCWASVWWFFEPDGTFRNWYVNLEVPLGRDATGVRRVDGVLDVEVYPDGCWSWKDENEVADALAAGRFDERHLTRLQAEGERMIALAGAGRFPFDGTYCDAQPDPKWALPSLPEGLLLI, encoded by the coding sequence ATGCTCAAGACGAGTGTTGCCAACATTCCCCTGAAATCCACTGGCGAGTCCCTGGCGTGGGAGCCCGGCGAGGAAGTGCTCTACAGCTTCTGGCGGCTGGACGGATCGCTGGGCACCGTCCATCCGGCACGGGTGGTCGAGGACGACGGAGACCACCTGCTGTGCTGGGTCCTGGACGGCACGCCGATCCGAATCACCACCTCCCCGGACGGCCGGTCGCCGCGCCAGATGCCGTTGTCCGAACGCTTCAACGGGCCCCGAGTCCCCGCGAAGTCGACCTGGCGCGGCACCTCGACGCTGCGCCTGGTGTTCGAGCACTGCTGGGCGTCGGTCTGGTGGTTCTTCGAGCCCGACGGCACTTTCCGCAACTGGTACGTCAACCTCGAAGTCCCGCTGGGCAGGGATGCGACCGGCGTCCGGCGCGTCGACGGGGTGCTCGACGTCGAGGTGTACCCCGACGGGTGCTGGTCCTGGAAGGACGAGAACGAGGTGGCCGATGCGTTGGCCGCCGGCCGGTTCGACGAGCGCCACCTGACCCGACTGCAGGCCGAGGGCGAACGCATGATCGCCCTGGCCGGGGCGGGTCGGTTCCCGTTCGACGGCACCTACTGCGATGCCCAGCCCGATCCGAAGTGGGCACTTCCGTCCCTCCCGGAGGGACTGCTGCTCATCTGA